One Burkholderia pyrrocinia DNA segment encodes these proteins:
- the prpR gene encoding propionate catabolism operon regulatory protein PrpR has protein sequence MDLSSTKPVGPADRAARPRIWAMGISRLRELFREIAGEFDERADVRIVTRAYEDALSAIAEAGAARPDVIVAAGSNGAFLKTRAQVPVVVVSPTGFDVMQALARARRDASRIALVSAGETPPEVRRFVAAYGLDVQFASYQSAQEAEACVHDLRDRGIETIVGPGLVTDLAASAGMGAVFLYSHASVRKAVDTALEVAYATHAEAFRRQRLDNLLQHLRDGVVALDARGRVEAINERLASALGVEPAAAVGRALVDLRPELRTLRGEDGDALATVRGVRYVVHRGPLVDRGVTSGSVLTFQESRAVERLDRALRSQPTTQQFAARYALDDVIGASAPMARVRDLVRRYAKSDATVLVLGESGTGKEMIAQSLHALSARRSYPFVAVNCGAFPEALLESELFGYEEGAFTGARRGGKTGLFEAAHRGTLFLDEIGEMPPSLQSRLLRVLQEREVIRLGSTEPIRIDVRVIAATHRPLLAAVEAGTFRADLYYRLNILNVGLPPLRERAADIPALAATLLVQAARREPRLAERLRDAGDAARVLGATQATLARYRWPGNVRELQNVIERIAVELAEEADENDPAAACAVLDPDALQAIAPELFAAPPDALDADDAQTLHARRRRAEADEIRAVLDACGGDRDRACAMLGISKTTLWRKLSAK, from the coding sequence ATGGACCTCTCCTCGACCAAGCCTGTCGGCCCGGCCGATCGCGCGGCGCGCCCGCGCATCTGGGCGATGGGCATCAGCCGCCTGCGCGAACTTTTTCGCGAGATCGCCGGCGAATTCGACGAACGCGCCGACGTGCGCATCGTGACGCGCGCGTATGAGGATGCGCTCAGCGCGATCGCCGAGGCCGGCGCCGCGCGGCCCGACGTGATCGTCGCAGCCGGCTCGAACGGCGCCTTCCTGAAGACGCGTGCGCAGGTGCCGGTCGTGGTCGTGTCGCCGACCGGCTTCGACGTGATGCAGGCGCTCGCGCGCGCCCGGCGCGACGCGTCGCGGATCGCGCTCGTCAGCGCCGGAGAAACGCCGCCCGAGGTACGCCGCTTCGTCGCCGCGTACGGCCTCGACGTGCAGTTTGCGTCATATCAGTCCGCGCAGGAAGCGGAAGCCTGCGTGCACGACCTGCGCGACCGCGGCATCGAGACGATCGTCGGCCCCGGCCTCGTCACCGATCTCGCAGCCAGCGCCGGCATGGGCGCGGTGTTCCTGTATTCGCATGCGTCGGTACGCAAGGCCGTCGATACGGCGCTCGAAGTCGCGTATGCGACGCATGCCGAGGCGTTCCGCCGCCAACGGCTCGACAACCTGCTGCAACACCTGCGCGACGGCGTGGTCGCGCTCGACGCGCGCGGCCGCGTCGAGGCGATCAACGAGCGGCTCGCGTCCGCGCTCGGGGTCGAACCCGCGGCGGCCGTCGGCCGGGCACTCGTCGACCTGCGGCCCGAGCTGCGCACGCTGCGCGGCGAGGACGGCGACGCGCTCGCGACCGTGCGCGGCGTGCGCTATGTCGTGCATCGCGGGCCGCTCGTCGATCGCGGCGTCACGTCGGGCAGCGTGCTGACGTTCCAGGAATCGCGCGCGGTCGAACGGCTCGACCGTGCGCTGCGTTCGCAGCCGACCACGCAACAGTTCGCGGCGCGCTACGCGCTCGACGACGTGATCGGCGCATCGGCGCCGATGGCGCGCGTGCGCGACCTCGTGCGCCGCTACGCGAAATCCGACGCGACCGTGCTCGTGCTCGGCGAAAGCGGCACCGGCAAGGAAATGATCGCGCAGAGCCTGCACGCGCTGTCCGCGCGGCGCAGCTACCCGTTCGTCGCGGTCAATTGCGGCGCGTTTCCGGAAGCGCTGCTCGAGAGCGAGCTGTTCGGCTATGAGGAAGGCGCGTTCACCGGCGCGCGGCGCGGCGGCAAGACCGGCCTGTTCGAGGCCGCGCACCGCGGCACGCTGTTTCTCGACGAGATCGGCGAGATGCCGCCGTCGCTGCAGAGCCGGCTGCTGCGCGTGCTGCAGGAGCGCGAGGTGATCCGCCTCGGCTCGACCGAGCCGATCCGCATCGACGTGCGCGTGATCGCCGCGACGCATCGTCCGCTGCTCGCGGCCGTCGAGGCCGGCACGTTCCGCGCGGATCTCTATTACCGGCTCAACATCCTGAACGTCGGCCTGCCGCCGCTGCGCGAGCGCGCGGCCGACATCCCCGCGCTCGCGGCGACGCTGCTCGTGCAGGCCGCGCGGCGCGAGCCGCGCCTCGCCGAGCGCCTGCGCGACGCCGGCGATGCCGCGCGCGTGCTCGGCGCGACGCAGGCAACCCTGGCGCGCTACCGGTGGCCCGGCAACGTGCGGGAACTGCAGAACGTGATCGAGCGCATCGCGGTGGAACTCGCCGAGGAAGCCGATGAAAACGATCCCGCCGCAGCGTGCGCCGTGCTCGATCCCGACGCGCTGCAGGCGATCGCACCCGAGCTGTTCGCGGCGCCGCCCGATGCGCTCGACGCCGACGATGCGCAGACGCTGCACGCGCGCCGCCGCCGCGCGGAAGCCGACGAGATCCGCGCGGTGCTCGACGCGTGCGGCGGCGACCGCGACCGCGCATGCGCGATGCTCGGCATCAGCAAGACGACGCTGTGGCGGAAGTTGTCGGCGAAGTAG
- a CDS encoding CGNR zinc finger domain-containing protein, with amino-acid sequence MVVRYDGVMSDTQPSVTMDCLIPAPPETLSIDFANTLYWRGSDPPTETFGTMDDLLAWCREQAGVPAGMADRCRVRGVEEGEPAMLARALALREALYRLFHAQAERREPQPDDLALLGGFLAEASPRVALARIDGGYAWRIGGAGATLAGLLSPVLWSATDLLGGARLAKVKRCANDACQWLFIDDSKNGSRRWCSMSSCGNRAKAYRHYHKAD; translated from the coding sequence ATGGTGGTTAGATACGATGGTGTCATGAGCGATACGCAACCTTCCGTCACGATGGACTGCCTGATTCCGGCGCCGCCCGAAACCCTGAGCATCGATTTCGCGAACACGCTGTACTGGCGTGGCAGCGACCCGCCGACGGAAACCTTCGGAACGATGGACGACCTGCTGGCGTGGTGCCGCGAGCAGGCCGGGGTGCCGGCCGGCATGGCCGACCGGTGCCGCGTGCGCGGCGTGGAGGAAGGCGAGCCGGCGATGCTCGCGCGTGCGCTCGCGTTGCGCGAGGCGCTGTATCGGCTCTTTCATGCGCAGGCCGAGCGGCGCGAGCCGCAGCCCGACGATCTCGCGCTGCTCGGCGGTTTTCTGGCGGAAGCGTCGCCGCGCGTCGCGCTGGCGCGCATCGACGGCGGCTATGCGTGGCGGATCGGCGGCGCGGGCGCAACGCTCGCGGGGCTGCTGAGCCCGGTGCTGTGGTCGGCGACCGACCTGCTGGGCGGCGCGCGGCTCGCGAAGGTCAAGCGTTGCGCGAACGACGCATGCCAGTGGTTGTTCATCGACGACAGCAAGAACGGCAGTCGCCGCTGGTGCTCGATGTCGTCGTGCGGCAATCGCGCGAAGGCCTACCGCCACTATCACAAGGCCGACTGA